In Campylobacter vulpis, a genomic segment contains:
- a CDS encoding carbon starvation CstA family protein, which yields MNSLGTKILWLFVAALGAVCFGYLALQNGESVSAIYLIVAAVCIYMIGYRFYGRFVAYKVLELDKSRATPALTQNDGRDFVPTNKIVLFGHHFAAIAGAGPLVGPILAAQMGYLPSMLWILVGGVLAGAVHDFVVLFISTRRNGRSLGEMIKDEMGNFTGGVAMVAIFGIMLIIIAILAMVVVKALAESPWGLFTIAMTIPIAIFMGIYMRFLRPGRVGEASIIGFVLLILSIHYGSVVTADVYWKEFFTLDAPTLAIVMMIYGFVAAVLPVWFLLAPRDYLSTFLKIGVIVLMAVAIVIVAPDLQMPKANTQYFDGTGPVFAGAIFPFLFITIACGAISGFHALISSGTTPKMLENETHALAVGYGSMLMESAVAIMALICACILHPGIYFAINSSSTLIGTDVAGVAATISSWGFSVSPEEIISLTKSIGEETILSRTGGAPTFAIGVALILHELFSGVDLMAFWYHFAILFEALFILTAVDAGTRACRFMVQDILGNVYKPLGNIHSIPAGIFATALSVAGWGYFLYQGAIDPKGGIYTLWPLFGVSNQMLAGMALLLVTAILVKMGKAKYTWVTLVPATFVLIATLYGGIQKILPYEEGNKVRNAVSHVATAKIQSDKITTLEAKLATISDEAEKAKIQKDISVATQAKFANILNAILCVFFMITTLLVIISCAGICFGKIRIPLKESPYIKLDNKQIV from the coding sequence ATGAATTCTCTTGGCACAAAAATTTTATGGCTTTTCGTGGCGGCTCTTGGCGCTGTGTGTTTTGGCTATTTGGCTTTACAAAACGGCGAAAGTGTCTCTGCGATTTATTTGATCGTTGCGGCGGTGTGTATTTATATGATAGGATATAGATTTTACGGTCGCTTTGTAGCTTATAAGGTCTTAGAGCTTGATAAAAGTCGTGCGACTCCAGCTTTGACGCAAAATGACGGACGCGACTTTGTCCCTACAAATAAGATTGTTTTATTTGGACATCATTTTGCCGCCATTGCAGGGGCTGGTCCTTTGGTCGGTCCTATTTTAGCCGCTCAAATGGGCTATTTGCCTTCTATGCTTTGGATTTTAGTCGGTGGTGTTTTGGCGGGTGCTGTGCATGATTTTGTCGTGCTTTTCATCTCTACAAGGCGTAATGGTCGCTCTTTAGGAGAGATGATTAAAGATGAGATGGGAAATTTCACAGGTGGTGTGGCTATGGTGGCGATTTTTGGCATTATGCTTATTATTATTGCCATTTTGGCTATGGTTGTTGTCAAGGCTTTAGCGGAGTCTCCTTGGGGTTTATTTACCATTGCGATGACAATTCCTATTGCGATTTTTATGGGAATTTATATGAGATTTTTGCGTCCGGGTAGAGTGGGAGAGGCTTCTATCATAGGTTTTGTGCTTTTGATTTTATCTATTCATTATGGTAGTGTTGTAACTGCTGATGTGTATTGGAAAGAATTTTTCACCCTTGATGCACCGACCTTGGCTATTGTGATGATGATTTATGGTTTTGTGGCGGCTGTTTTACCTGTGTGGTTTTTGTTAGCGCCTAGGGATTATCTTTCTACCTTTTTGAAAATCGGCGTTATCGTGCTAATGGCTGTGGCTATTGTGATAGTCGCTCCGGATTTGCAAATGCCTAAGGCAAATACGCAGTATTTTGACGGAACGGGACCTGTTTTTGCTGGAGCTATCTTTCCTTTCTTATTTATTACCATTGCGTGCGGGGCGATTAGTGGCTTTCACGCTTTGATTTCAAGTGGCACAACACCTAAAATGCTAGAAAACGAAACACACGCTTTAGCAGTGGGCTATGGCTCTATGCTTATGGAGAGTGCTGTGGCTATAATGGCTTTGATTTGTGCTTGTATTTTACATCCGGGAATTTATTTTGCTATCAATTCTTCGAGTACTTTAATAGGCACTGATGTAGCTGGTGTTGCGGCGACTATTTCTAGCTGGGGTTTTAGTGTGAGTCCTGAAGAGATTATTTCTCTTACAAAAAGCATAGGTGAGGAAACTATACTTTCAAGAACAGGTGGTGCACCGACCTTTGCTATCGGTGTAGCTTTGATTTTGCACGAGCTATTTAGTGGGGTGGATTTAATGGCGTTTTGGTATCACTTTGCCATTTTATTTGAGGCTTTATTTATCTTAACAGCTGTTGATGCTGGCACTAGAGCGTGTCGTTTTATGGTGCAAGATATTTTGGGTAATGTTTATAAGCCTTTAGGAAATATCCACAGCATACCAGCGGGGATTTTTGCAACTGCTTTGAGTGTGGCTGGGTGGGGTTATTTTCTCTATCAAGGAGCCATTGATCCTAAGGGCGGAATTTACACACTCTGGCCTTTATTTGGCGTGAGTAATCAAATGTTAGCGGGTATGGCTTTACTTTTAGTAACGGCGATTTTAGTTAAAATGGGCAAAGCAAAATATACTTGGGTAACCCTTGTGCCAGCGACCTTTGTTTTAATCGCTACACTTTATGGTGGTATTCAAAAAATCCTACCTTATGAAGAGGGTAATAAGGTGCGTAATGCCGTAAGTCATGTCGCCACAGCAAAAATTCAAAGTGATAAAATCACTACTTTAGAAGCTAAGTTAGCAACTATAAGTGATGAGGCAGAAAAAGCGAAAATTCAAAAAGATATTTCTGTCGCCACTCAGGCGAAATTTGCAAATATTTTAAATGCCATATTATGTGTGTTCTTTATGATAACAACCTTACTTGTCATCATCTCTTGTGCGGGAATTTGCTTTGGTAAGATAAGAATTCCACTCAAAGAAAGCCCTTATATAAAGCTTGATAATAAACAAATTGTTTAA
- the kcuS gene encoding KCU-star family selenoprotein, producing MIINKLFKKIKFYYEKAERFFHPLVGLSSYDKYLEHMRENHPEIPPKSRGEFFKECLDKKYNQGGLNKC from the coding sequence TTGATAATAAACAAATTGTTTAAAAAAATCAAGTTTTATTACGAAAAAGCCGAGAGGTTTTTTCACCCCTTAGTGGGGCTTTCAAGTTATGACAAGTATTTAGAACATATGAGGGAGAATCACCCCGAAATTCCGCCCAAAAGTAGAGGGGAATTTTTTAAAGAATGCCTTGATAAAAAATACAATCAGGGTGGCTTAAATAAGTGCTGA
- a CDS encoding acyl-CoA thioesterase produces MKDMGEPKLKIVAMPSDTNPDGNIFGGWILSQIDLAGAITARELSPERVVTISMDKVIFKEPVYVGDILSCYAKIEKVGNTSIGVKIEVVVQRVDDLGCTSCINVTSAFATYISVDKRGRKKPISKELKKIHGFLAEYIV; encoded by the coding sequence ATGAAAGATATGGGGGAACCGAAACTTAAAATAGTCGCTATGCCAAGCGATACCAATCCAGATGGTAATATTTTTGGCGGATGGATTTTATCGCAAATCGACTTAGCAGGGGCGATTACGGCTAGAGAGCTTTCTCCTGAGCGTGTTGTAACGATTTCTATGGATAAGGTGATTTTTAAAGAGCCTGTTTATGTGGGCGACATACTTTCTTGCTATGCTAAGATAGAAAAGGTTGGTAATACTTCCATAGGTGTTAAAATCGAAGTTGTCGTGCAAAGGGTTGATGACTTAGGCTGCACTTCTTGCATTAATGTAACTTCCGCTTTTGCGACTTACATTAGCGTGGATAAAAGAGGTAGAAAAAAGCCTATAAGCAAAGAACTTAAAAAAATTCACGGCTTTTTGGCTGAATATATTGTCTAG
- the ciaB gene encoding invasion protein CiaB: MNNFKEVAKLAKKRRDKINELYHFLESKEKNKFLERLLKNSGLEYEKTALLVILRRLVDLKEENLVKELEKRGVKEEKITLIKHSLYEEVRKFYEREHKELIGEVREKKLLNDFYQTLIEGVHSVGLVINNFELVWTKEIIEKNNKMLKSSFSNLEDALEFLRKNKLYQVDNFGKICERSYGVIVKIGSLWRFVPYARFFENEILRLEFAFENMIEKLRPLAQNEEEFAYIEYFEKLKNAFCEKEDERVISAWQEAEFAWMKVKSPLQVGHPLEYYEDQYTHAVALEWDIRLSDTSVFDEQKFTKNIKKTFLKIYENIGIEDEDLKKEVCENIDKTQLYICLPMIYYGAELKGLFSAQVVPNDEFVSSKAGKKIFAFLNFVYENSKTKPFMKIASEIFDREFLTYGRDILFYNEKLWKRIYEISTIGHEFGHIFFIAKDSEKLMNQSGFFKNIEEYKATCGGLVNFFYHEEEELKMPVFHELIKRAVGLIAWQRVEEVKAYYTEGLIHLCLLFESGVLEFKKGKLGVNFNLEAYENFKKLCLQTYHTLAKHYALRLDAKEFLDIFCVLENEVFLPKHNECREFVEFYHTLYEKIGNELDESGEFERYTRKNDEK, translated from the coding sequence ATGAATAATTTTAAAGAAGTCGCAAAACTTGCTAAAAAGCGTAGGGATAAAATTAATGAGCTTTATCATTTTTTAGAAAGTAAAGAAAAAAACAAATTTTTAGAAAGGCTTTTAAAAAATAGCGGTTTAGAATATGAAAAAACTGCTTTGTTGGTGATTTTACGGCGTTTGGTTGATTTAAAAGAAGAAAATTTGGTAAAAGAATTAGAAAAAAGGGGCGTTAAAGAAGAGAAAATCACGCTCATTAAACACTCTCTTTACGAAGAGGTAAGAAAATTTTACGAGCGAGAGCATAAAGAATTGATAGGAGAAGTGAGAGAAAAAAAGCTTTTAAATGATTTTTATCAAACTTTAATTGAGGGCGTTCATAGTGTAGGACTTGTGATAAATAACTTTGAGCTTGTTTGGACGAAAGAAATTATAGAAAAAAATAATAAAATGCTTAAATCAAGCTTTTCAAATTTAGAAGATGCACTTGAGTTTTTGCGTAAAAATAAACTTTATCAAGTGGATAATTTTGGTAAAATTTGCGAAAGAAGTTATGGGGTTATCGTTAAAATAGGCTCTTTGTGGCGTTTTGTCCCTTATGCTAGATTTTTTGAAAATGAAATTTTGCGTTTAGAATTTGCCTTTGAAAATATGATTGAAAAATTGCGTCCTTTGGCACAAAATGAAGAAGAATTTGCTTATATAGAGTATTTTGAAAAGCTTAAAAATGCTTTTTGTGAGAAGGAGGACGAAAGGGTTATTTCTGCGTGGCAAGAAGCTGAGTTTGCTTGGATGAAAGTTAAATCCCCTTTACAAGTAGGACATCCTCTTGAGTATTATGAGGATCAATACACGCACGCAGTAGCATTAGAATGGGACATTAGATTAAGTGATACTAGTGTTTTTGATGAGCAAAAATTTACAAAAAATATTAAAAAAACTTTCTTAAAAATATATGAAAATATTGGCATTGAAGATGAAGATTTAAAAAAGGAAGTATGTGAAAATATAGATAAAACTCAACTTTATATTTGTCTGCCGATGATTTATTATGGGGCGGAGTTAAAGGGGCTTTTTTCAGCACAAGTTGTGCCAAACGATGAATTTGTCAGTTCAAAAGCAGGTAAAAAAATCTTTGCTTTTTTAAATTTTGTGTATGAAAATAGCAAAACAAAGCCCTTTATGAAAATAGCAAGTGAAATTTTTGATAGGGAATTTTTAACTTATGGGCGCGATATTTTATTTTATAATGAAAAGCTTTGGAAAAGAATTTATGAAATTTCAACCATAGGACACGAGTTTGGACATATCTTTTTTATCGCAAAAGATAGTGAAAAATTGATGAATCAAAGTGGATTTTTCAAAAATATCGAAGAGTATAAGGCTACTTGTGGAGGGCTTGTGAATTTTTTCTATCACGAGGAAGAAGAGCTTAAAATGCCCGTTTTTCACGAGCTTATTAAAAGAGCCGTGGGACTTATAGCGTGGCAGAGGGTTGAAGAAGTGAAAGCTTATTACACGGAAGGACTTATTCATCTTTGCTTGTTGTTTGAAAGTGGAGTTTTAGAATTTAAAAAAGGAAAACTAGGAGTTAATTTTAATCTTGAAGCTTATGAAAATTTTAAAAAGCTTTGTTTGCAAACTTACCACACCTTAGCTAAGCATTATGCACTTAGACTTGATGCTAAAGAATTTTTAGACATTTTTTGCGTTTTGGAAAATGAGGTTTTTTTACCTAAGCATAATGAATGCAGAGAATTTGTGGAATTCTATCATACTCTTTATGAAAAAATCGGCAATGAGCTTGATGAAAGTGGAGAATTTGAACGCTACACTAGAAAAAATGATGAAAAATGA
- a CDS encoding HU family DNA-binding protein — protein sequence MTKADFISQVAQNAGLTKKDAGAATDAVISTITEVLAKGDSISFIGFGTFSTTERAAREARVPSTGKTIKVPATRVAKFKVGKNLKEVVAAKAGKKKK from the coding sequence ATGACTAAGGCAGATTTCATTTCACAGGTTGCTCAAAATGCTGGGCTTACAAAAAAAGATGCAGGTGCTGCAACAGATGCGGTAATCTCTACCATTACTGAAGTTTTGGCTAAGGGTGATAGCATTAGTTTTATTGGTTTTGGAACATTTTCAACCACTGAAAGAGCTGCTAGAGAAGCTAGAGTGCCAAGCACAGGTAAGACAATTAAAGTTCCTGCGACTAGAGTTGCTAAATTTAAGGTAGGTAAAAATCTTAAAGAAGTAGTTGCTGCTAAAGCTGGAAAAAAGAAAAAATAA
- a CDS encoding SCO family protein, whose protein sequence is MKKIIFILTLCFILGFGYFFYPSQNYDFSLQSSSSHHTSLKDFRGKKLIVYFGYTFCPDICPGTLSLLSLTLDKIKNKPHLLFISLDIKRDKDPVKLEEWLKYFYPNSTALIAKDEKSLKKLTKNYGVLYEEIDLKDSFMQYSIAHSNELYLFDEKGHFKGSINDLSQKELLRTLSEFLEE, encoded by the coding sequence ATGAAAAAGATTATTTTTATTTTAACCCTTTGCTTTATTTTGGGATTTGGTTATTTTTTTTATCCTAGTCAAAATTATGATTTTTCCCTGCAATCAAGCTCTTCGCATCACACAAGTTTGAAAGATTTTAGAGGTAAAAAACTAATTGTATATTTTGGTTACACTTTTTGTCCGGACATTTGCCCCGGCACACTTTCTTTGCTTTCTTTGACCCTAGATAAAATAAAAAATAAACCTCATCTTCTTTTTATTAGCCTTGATATAAAGCGAGATAAAGACCCTGTCAAACTTGAAGAGTGGCTTAAATATTTTTACCCAAATTCTACCGCTCTCATTGCTAAAGATGAAAAAAGTTTGAAAAAGCTAACAAAAAACTATGGAGTTTTATATGAAGAAATTGACCTTAAGGACTCTTTTATGCAGTATTCTATCGCTCATAGCAACGAGCTTTACCTCTTTGACGAAAAGGGACATTTTAAAGGCTCCATAAATGACTTAAGTCAAAAGGAACTTTTAAGAACTTTAAGTGAATTTTTAGAAGAATAA
- a CDS encoding copper chaperone PCu(A)C, producing MLNKKIFILSLLSLSLSATEMEINNAYIKQTPPNSKNTAIFLTLTNKSEKEIALIDAKSDLSEKIELHTHIHKDKKMSMIQIPKITISPNSTTELKPGSFHIMLFDLKNPVNAETKANLTLYFDNNTSLKIEQIPSKKL from the coding sequence ATGTTAAACAAAAAAATTTTTATTTTAAGTCTTCTTAGTTTGAGCTTAAGTGCCACAGAAATGGAAATTAATAATGCTTACATTAAGCAAACTCCACCAAATTCGAAAAATACAGCCATTTTTCTTACTCTTACCAACAAAAGCGAAAAAGAAATCGCACTTATTGATGCAAAAAGCGATTTAAGCGAAAAAATAGAGCTTCATACGCATATTCATAAAGACAAAAAAATGTCTATGATACAAATTCCCAAAATTACAATCAGCCCTAATTCCACTACCGAATTAAAACCGGGTTCTTTTCATATTATGCTCTTTGATTTAAAAAATCCCGTAAATGCCGAAACTAAAGCAAATTTAACGCTTTATTTTGATAATAATACTAGCTTAAAAATCGAGCAAATTCCATCTAAAAAGCTCTAA
- the pgp2 gene encoding cell shape-determining L,D-carboxypeptidase Pgp2, with translation MAFLSSLCASDLVKIYLNNGLDAVGVAIEKELGNKDFWLKELGDKNLSLGYYDRDVMIVKTNKNDKILKVFSYTNGKIKEEFEQKEVITGLMGDKEKEGDLKTPIGFYELGMKFSPGDQYYGPFAFATSYPNLLDKVQDKTGGGIWIHGYPLDGTRLDEFKTRGCIALFNDKLEDFAKVVAGKKVYVLTEEKDKVKAKKEEIASIMADLFAWKYAWTVSDVNAYLAFYDEKDFRRFDKSSFSQFASMKKIIFARKEHKIIKFSNINISPYPNLKDEKMYRISFYEDYYTKNYQFKGNKVLYVKLDKKGRMKILAEQ, from the coding sequence ATGGCTTTTTTATCAAGTTTGTGTGCCTCTGATTTGGTAAAAATATATTTAAACAATGGCTTAGATGCTGTAGGTGTCGCGATAGAAAAAGAGCTTGGAAATAAAGATTTTTGGCTTAAAGAATTAGGAGACAAAAATTTAAGCCTTGGCTATTATGATAGAGATGTTATGATAGTCAAAACAAACAAAAATGATAAGATCTTAAAAGTTTTTTCCTACACAAATGGTAAGATTAAAGAGGAATTTGAGCAAAAGGAAGTTATTACAGGGCTTATGGGCGATAAGGAAAAAGAGGGAGACTTAAAGACGCCTATAGGCTTTTACGAGCTTGGAATGAAATTTAGCCCCGGAGATCAATATTATGGACCTTTCGCTTTCGCAACGAGTTATCCAAATTTGCTCGACAAGGTACAAGATAAGACGGGTGGAGGTATTTGGATACACGGCTATCCTCTTGATGGGACGAGATTAGATGAATTTAAAACAAGAGGTTGCATTGCTTTATTTAATGATAAATTGGAAGATTTTGCTAAGGTTGTAGCAGGTAAAAAAGTCTATGTTTTAACAGAAGAAAAAGATAAGGTTAAAGCTAAAAAAGAAGAAATTGCTTCGATAATGGCTGATTTATTTGCTTGGAAATATGCTTGGACTGTGAGTGATGTTAATGCGTATTTAGCTTTTTATGACGAAAAGGATTTTAGACGTTTTGATAAAAGTAGTTTTTCGCAATTTGCTTCAATGAAAAAAATTATTTTTGCGAGAAAAGAGCATAAGATTATCAAATTTTCTAATATTAATATTAGTCCTTATCCAAACTTGAAAGATGAAAAAATGTATAGAATTTCTTTTTATGAGGATTATTATACAAAAAATTATCAATTTAAGGGAAATAAAGTTCTTTATGTTAAGCTTGATAAAAAAGGTAGAATGAAAATTTTAGCAGAACAATAA
- a CDS encoding alanine racemase produces the protein MSLITLDSNAYKYNLSSIATRAGGYDKLICVLKDNAYGHGIKLLAPVAKACGVNFVAVKDENEAYLLEKYFDNILILSHRPTGNESLNFIYALNDPSSFTKFKKNTRIHLKIDTNMHRNGINLNSLEAFLKELRYLNLEGAFTHFMSADEFDASYFTQRHNFQKAKKIIKNFTQETLIFHSFNSSALFRGKMSQDEMCRVGLVQFGYGGDDRLKKVLKLYAHKLSSRVLEKGQSVGYGGAYIANEPLKIATYDLGYADGLFRYDGRGHLRLANGKKMLGKMSMDSFSCEDSGEEICVLDDANLWADFFHTINYEILVKLNANIKRVLI, from the coding sequence ATGTCTTTAATTACATTAGATTCAAATGCTTATAAATATAATCTTTCTTCCATAGCCACTAGAGCTGGTGGCTATGATAAGCTTATTTGTGTTTTGAAGGATAATGCCTATGGACATGGGATTAAGCTCTTAGCTCCTGTAGCTAAAGCTTGTGGAGTAAATTTTGTAGCTGTAAAAGATGAAAATGAGGCATATTTATTAGAAAAATATTTCGATAACATATTAATCCTTTCGCATAGACCCACAGGAAATGAAAGTCTTAATTTTATCTATGCTTTAAACGATCCTTCAAGTTTTACAAAATTTAAAAAAAATACACGCATTCACCTTAAAATAGACACAAATATGCATAGAAATGGTATAAACTTAAATAGTTTAGAAGCTTTTTTAAAAGAGCTTCGCTATTTGAATTTAGAAGGTGCCTTTACGCATTTTATGTCGGCTGATGAATTTGACGCTAGTTATTTTACGCAAAGACACAATTTTCAAAAAGCTAAAAAGATTATTAAAAATTTTACACAAGAAACTTTAATTTTTCATTCTTTCAATTCTTCCGCACTTTTTAGGGGAAAAATGTCGCAAGATGAAATGTGTAGAGTGGGACTTGTGCAGTTTGGTTATGGAGGAGATGATAGACTTAAAAAAGTTCTAAAACTTTACGCCCATAAATTAAGTTCAAGAGTGCTTGAAAAGGGGCAAAGTGTAGGTTATGGTGGAGCTTATATAGCAAACGAGCCACTTAAAATAGCCACTTATGATTTGGGTTATGCAGATGGACTTTTTCGTTACGATGGCAGGGGTCATTTAAGACTTGCAAATGGCAAGAAAATGTTGGGCAAGATGTCTATGGATAGCTTTTCTTGTGAAGATAGTGGAGAGGAAATTTGTGTGCTTGACGATGCGAATTTGTGGGCTGATTTTTTTCACACTATAAATTATGAAATTTTAGTGAAGCTTAATGCCAATATTAAAAGAGTGCTTATTTAA
- a CDS encoding tRNA (cytidine(34)-2'-O)-methyltransferase, giving the protein MFHIVLVHPRIPQNTGSIGRMCFNAGFKLHIIKPCVFDLSEKAVKRAGLDYWKKLEPMIWENLEEFLKCNLQYKERFFFATTKSKKPYFSVKFREGDFLFFGSESFGLPNELMKLNEAHQITIPMKPYGRSLNLATSVGIVSYEALRQNFDCFK; this is encoded by the coding sequence ATGTTCCATATTGTCCTAGTTCATCCTAGAATTCCTCAAAATACAGGTAGCATAGGTAGAATGTGCTTTAATGCGGGCTTTAAACTTCATATTATTAAGCCTTGCGTTTTTGATTTGAGTGAAAAAGCGGTAAAAAGGGCGGGACTTGACTACTGGAAAAAACTTGAACCTATGATTTGGGAGAATTTAGAGGAATTTTTAAAATGTAATTTACAATATAAAGAGCGTTTTTTCTTTGCGACAACTAAAAGTAAAAAGCCTTATTTTAGCGTGAAATTTAGGGAGGGGGATTTTTTATTTTTTGGAAGTGAGAGTTTTGGATTGCCAAATGAGCTGATGAAACTTAATGAAGCACATCAAATAACCATACCTATGAAGCCTTATGGTAGAAGTTTAAATTTGGCTACTAGTGTTGGGATAGTTTCTTACGAGGCTTTAAGACAGAATTTTGATTGTTTTAAATAG
- a CDS encoding alanine/glycine:cation symporter family protein has product MEFLKPLLDFLSSATHIIPYTDTMMVVILIVCGIYYSFLTGFVQFRMLGSVFSILTEKNDGRTKEHISPFQALMISTASRVGIGNIAGIATALTLGGAGAIFWMWAMAFFGGASAFAESTLAQVYKSKDPRGGYKGGPAYYIKKALGLKWLGAFFAVILIITYAYGFNGLQSQTMTSSFEIYYNMFNPNATQTFAQSSWPVIIGTILALFGLWMFFSHHTKIGKVSSVIVPFMALAYIGLSLIAVFMNLEKIPSVLSLIFESAFDFKAIFGGFAGSALVIGIKRGLFSNEAGMGSAPNAAASALTNHPAKQGIIQAFAVLIDLIICTASGFLVLFSMAYFNVGADGKPLLTAMPLVQEAMREYYGSFGIHFVSIAIVLFAITSLIGNYYYAQANVKYLTDSKFVMNLFRITAVAMIFIGAQMDLKLAWSLADLTMAFMATTNIISLLLLGGIVSKVLNDYTTQKRAGLDPSFSASKLGIKNAECWD; this is encoded by the coding sequence ATGGAGTTTTTAAAGCCTTTGCTTGATTTTTTATCAAGTGCAACGCATATTATCCCTTATACTGACACAATGATGGTTGTCATTTTAATTGTGTGCGGGATTTATTATAGCTTTTTGACAGGCTTCGTGCAATTTAGAATGCTAGGTTCAGTTTTTAGCATTTTAACGGAAAAAAATGACGGACGCACTAAGGAGCACATTTCGCCTTTTCAAGCCCTAATGATTTCAACGGCTTCAAGGGTAGGTATAGGTAATATCGCAGGGATTGCGACTGCTCTTACCTTAGGTGGGGCTGGAGCTATATTTTGGATGTGGGCTATGGCATTTTTTGGGGGAGCCTCGGCTTTTGCGGAAAGCACTTTAGCACAGGTTTATAAGTCAAAAGATCCAAGAGGAGGCTATAAGGGTGGTCCTGCTTATTATATAAAAAAAGCATTAGGACTTAAGTGGCTTGGAGCATTTTTTGCTGTTATTTTAATTATCACTTATGCTTATGGCTTTAATGGTCTTCAAAGTCAAACGATGACTTCTTCTTTTGAAATTTATTATAATATGTTTAATCCAAACGCTACTCAAACTTTTGCTCAAAGTTCTTGGCCTGTTATTATAGGGACGATTTTGGCTTTATTTGGTCTTTGGATGTTTTTTTCTCATCACACTAAAATAGGTAAGGTAAGTTCGGTTATCGTGCCTTTTATGGCTTTGGCTTATATAGGACTTTCTTTAATTGCTGTATTTATGAATTTGGAGAAAATTCCTTCCGTTTTGAGTCTTATTTTTGAAAGTGCTTTTGATTTTAAAGCGATTTTTGGTGGTTTTGCAGGTTCTGCTTTGGTTATAGGGATTAAAAGGGGACTTTTTTCAAATGAAGCAGGTATGGGTTCAGCTCCTAATGCTGCTGCCTCTGCACTTACAAATCACCCTGCCAAACAGGGGATAATTCAAGCTTTTGCCGTTTTAATTGACCTCATTATCTGCACCGCTTCAGGTTTTTTAGTGCTTTTTTCTATGGCATATTTTAATGTAGGAGCAGATGGAAAGCCTTTGCTTACTGCTATGCCTTTAGTGCAAGAAGCAATGAGAGAGTATTATGGTAGTTTTGGAATTCATTTTGTAAGTATTGCTATTGTGCTTTTTGCGATTACTTCTTTGATAGGAAATTATTACTATGCGCAAGCAAATGTTAAATATCTCACAGATTCTAAATTTGTAATGAATTTATTTAGAATCACTGCCGTGGCGATGATTTTCATTGGGGCACAAATGGACTTAAAACTCGCTTGGAGTTTGGCGGATTTAACGATGGCATTTATGGCTACGACTAACATTATATCCTTATTGCTTTTAGGTGGCATTGTTTCAAAAGTGCTTAATGATTATACAACGCAAAAAAGAGCAGGGCTTGATCCTAGTTTTAGCGCTTCAAAACTTGGCATTAAAAATGCTGAATGCTGGGATTGA